Proteins co-encoded in one Luteolibacter sp. Y139 genomic window:
- the rplL gene encoding 50S ribosomal protein L7/L12: MANIEQLVEELGKLTVLEAADLVKKLEETWGVSAAAPVGVAVAAGPVEVAEEKTEFDVVITDGGANKIAVIKAVREVSPGLGLADAKKVVESAPAKVLEGVSKDAAEAAKKKLEEAGAKVDLK; this comes from the coding sequence ATGGCCAATATCGAACAACTCGTTGAAGAACTCGGCAAGCTTACCGTTCTGGAAGCTGCTGACCTCGTGAAGAAGCTGGAAGAAACCTGGGGCGTCTCCGCCGCAGCTCCTGTCGGCGTTGCCGTGGCCGCTGGCCCGGTTGAAGTCGCTGAAGAAAAGACCGAATTCGACGTCGTCATCACCGACGGTGGTGCGAACAAGATCGCCGTCATCAAGGCCGTCCGCGAAGTGTCGCCGGGCCTCGGTCTCGCCGACGCGAAGAAGGTCGTCGAAAGCGCTCCTGCCAAGGTGCTCGAAGGTGTCTCGAAGGACGCCGCCGAAGCCGCCAAGAAGAAGCTCGAAGAAGCCGGCGCCAAGGTCGACCTCAAGTAA
- a CDS encoding preprotein translocase subunit SecE translates to MFSKVSRFVGEVKGELRKASWPWESDPKVKGFKKYKELTDSTVVVLIATVLLAGFVSLWDFLCTYVINFITSFGH, encoded by the coding sequence ATGTTCTCAAAAGTCTCACGTTTCGTCGGCGAAGTGAAAGGGGAACTCCGCAAGGCCAGCTGGCCCTGGGAGTCCGACCCGAAGGTGAAGGGTTTCAAGAAGTACAAGGAACTCACCGATTCCACCGTGGTCGTGCTGATCGCCACCGTCCTGCTTGCGGGATTCGTGTCGCTGTGGGACTTCCTCTGCACCTACGTCATCAACTTCATCACGTCCTTCGGGCACTGA
- a CDS encoding TIGR00282 family metallophosphoesterase: protein MESIRILFLGDIVGEPGRRAVIEHLPSLRKELALDFIIVNGENAAGGRGITPRIAIDLLRAGAAVITTGDHVWDQQEIVDYLPTEPRLLRPINYPEETPGQGSVVLETPKGRVAVIQAQGRSFMQPPLENPFLMVEAEAERLRADGVQVIFLDFHAETTSEKIAMGWALDGKISVVVGTHTHVQTADERILAGGTGCLTDAGMCGPEDSVLGRAPESVVWRFRTGMPTRFPIATGPVRMCGVVADIDTATGRCLQLSRFNRLIAAEQAAEATA from the coding sequence ATGGAGTCGATCCGCATCCTTTTCCTTGGTGACATCGTTGGTGAACCCGGTCGCAGGGCCGTGATCGAGCATTTGCCAAGCCTGCGCAAAGAACTGGCGCTCGATTTCATCATCGTCAACGGGGAGAACGCCGCGGGAGGGCGGGGGATTACACCGCGCATCGCGATTGACCTGCTCCGGGCCGGGGCGGCGGTGATCACCACCGGCGATCACGTGTGGGACCAGCAGGAAATCGTGGACTACCTGCCGACCGAGCCGCGGCTGCTGCGGCCGATCAATTATCCGGAGGAGACGCCGGGCCAAGGCTCGGTGGTCTTGGAGACTCCGAAAGGCCGGGTGGCCGTGATCCAGGCGCAGGGGCGCTCATTCATGCAGCCGCCCTTGGAAAATCCCTTCCTGATGGTGGAAGCGGAGGCCGAGCGCCTGCGGGCGGACGGGGTGCAGGTGATTTTCCTGGATTTCCACGCCGAGACGACCAGCGAGAAGATCGCGATGGGCTGGGCGCTGGATGGCAAGATTTCGGTGGTGGTGGGCACCCACACCCACGTCCAGACGGCGGACGAGAGGATTCTGGCGGGCGGCACGGGTTGCCTGACCGACGCCGGGATGTGCGGCCCCGAGGACTCGGTGCTGGGACGGGCCCCGGAGTCGGTGGTGTGGCGGTTCCGGACCGGCATGCCGACCCGTTTTCCGATCGCCACCGGCCCCGTCCGGATGTGCGGCGTGGTCGCGGACATCGATACTGCGACCGGGCGATGCCTTCAGTTGTCGCGCTTCAACCGCTTGATTGCTGCGGAGCAGGCTGCGGAAGCCACGGCGTGA
- a CDS encoding N-acetylmuramoyl-L-alanine amidase family protein — MTPRSAPLWIVLFLAAAAALWWWQKPAPPPLPPAPTPPPPTLSDLAGVPDWASLNRYQSTITRTDFLRLMDQVFTVSPAWRDWIEVGTEDAKIRTTDGESLRLRFAPDGLASTPPRYWRTLAELPPAPPDRPLDGLKIAIDPGHIGGRWGKMEERWFQLPGSNLQVQEGDMTLQVAKLLKPKLEALGATVTLVRDQTEPVTTIRPEMLQDEARASQSGESIAKLAERLFYRTAEIRARAKLVNDTIKPDLVLCLHFNANEWGDPKAPTLVPANHFHMILNGGYTDDEVALADQRHDLLTKLLQGIHDEERKLAASAAAAFVEKTGMPPYLYSPDKRNNRNVDANPYLWARNLLANRLYECPVVYYEPYVMNSTEDYARIEAGDYEGEREVAGKMRPSIFREYASCVALGLERYFRERSPVR; from the coding sequence ATGACCCCCCGCTCCGCCCCGCTTTGGATCGTGCTTTTTCTGGCCGCCGCCGCCGCCCTCTGGTGGTGGCAAAAGCCAGCTCCCCCACCGCTCCCGCCCGCTCCAACACCCCCGCCACCAACACTTTCCGACTTGGCCGGAGTTCCCGACTGGGCGTCCCTGAACCGCTACCAGTCGACCATCACCCGCACCGACTTCCTGCGGCTGATGGATCAGGTTTTCACCGTCTCGCCCGCGTGGCGCGATTGGATCGAGGTCGGCACCGAAGACGCGAAAATCCGCACCACCGACGGCGAATCCCTCCGCCTCCGCTTCGCCCCGGACGGCCTCGCCAGCACCCCGCCCCGCTACTGGCGGACCTTGGCCGAGCTCCCGCCCGCACCACCGGATCGCCCGCTGGACGGCCTGAAAATCGCCATCGACCCCGGCCACATCGGCGGCCGCTGGGGAAAGATGGAGGAGCGCTGGTTCCAACTCCCCGGCAGCAACCTGCAGGTGCAAGAGGGCGACATGACCCTCCAGGTCGCGAAGCTCCTGAAGCCGAAGCTCGAAGCACTCGGCGCCACCGTCACCCTCGTCCGCGACCAAACCGAGCCGGTCACCACCATCCGCCCGGAAATGCTCCAGGACGAAGCCCGCGCCAGCCAATCCGGCGAAAGCATCGCCAAGCTCGCCGAGCGACTCTTCTACCGCACCGCCGAAATCCGTGCCCGGGCGAAGCTAGTGAACGACACCATCAAGCCCGACCTCGTCCTCTGCCTGCACTTCAATGCCAACGAGTGGGGCGACCCGAAGGCTCCCACCCTCGTCCCGGCCAATCATTTCCACATGATCCTCAACGGCGGCTACACCGATGACGAAGTCGCCCTCGCCGACCAGCGCCACGATCTGCTCACGAAGCTGCTGCAAGGCATCCACGACGAGGAGCGCAAGCTCGCCGCCAGCGCCGCCGCCGCCTTCGTCGAGAAAACCGGCATGCCGCCCTACCTCTACAGCCCGGACAAAAGGAACAACCGCAACGTCGACGCAAATCCCTACCTCTGGGCCCGCAATCTCCTCGCGAACCGCCTCTACGAGTGCCCGGTCGTCTACTACGAGCCCTACGTCATGAACTCGACCGAGGACTACGCCCGCATTGAAGCTGGCGACTACGAAGGCGAGCGCGAGGTCGCCGGAAAGATGCGCCCTTCGATCTTCCGCGAATACGCCAGCTGCGTCGCACTCGGGCTTGAGCGCTATTTTCGGGAGCGCTCCCCAGTGCGGTGA
- the tuf gene encoding elongation factor Tu, whose translation MAKESFKRNKPHVNIGTIGHVDHGKTTLTAAITNTLADKGFAEKKSYADIDAAPEERERGITINTAHVEYETDKRHYAHVDCPGHADYVKNMITGAAQMDGGILVVSAADGPMPQTREHILLARQVGVPALVVFMNKVDLVDDEELLELVEMEIRDLLSTYEFPGDEIPIVKGSAKAALDGDATHKENIFKLMDAVDSYIPEPERAVDKPFLMPVEDVFSIEGRGTVVTGRVERGIVKKMEEIEIVGIRDTQKTTVTDIEMFRKLLDEGRAGDNVGLLIRGLKKDQVERGQVIAKPGSVKAHSKFKGEIYVLSKEEGGRHTPFFSNYRPQFYFRTTDVTGSIKLPEGVEMVMPGDNVNLEVELITPIAMEQTMRFAIREGGRTVGAGRVSEIL comes from the coding sequence ATGGCCAAAGAATCATTCAAGCGGAACAAGCCCCACGTCAACATCGGCACCATCGGCCACGTTGACCACGGCAAGACGACTCTCACCGCCGCCATCACCAACACCCTCGCGGACAAAGGATTTGCGGAAAAGAAGAGCTATGCAGACATCGACGCCGCTCCCGAGGAGCGCGAGCGCGGTATCACGATCAACACCGCCCACGTCGAATACGAAACCGACAAGCGCCACTACGCTCACGTGGACTGCCCGGGTCACGCTGACTACGTGAAGAACATGATCACCGGCGCCGCCCAGATGGACGGTGGCATCCTCGTGGTGTCCGCCGCTGACGGCCCGATGCCGCAGACCCGCGAGCACATCCTTCTCGCCCGCCAGGTCGGCGTGCCTGCCCTCGTGGTGTTCATGAACAAGGTGGACCTCGTCGACGACGAAGAACTCCTTGAGCTCGTCGAGATGGAAATCCGCGACCTTCTCTCCACCTACGAATTCCCGGGCGACGAGATCCCGATCGTGAAGGGCTCCGCCAAGGCGGCCCTCGACGGCGACGCGACCCACAAGGAAAACATCTTCAAGCTGATGGACGCCGTTGACTCCTACATCCCGGAGCCAGAGCGCGCTGTCGACAAGCCCTTCCTCATGCCCGTGGAAGACGTGTTCTCGATCGAAGGTCGTGGAACGGTCGTCACCGGTCGTGTCGAGCGCGGTATCGTCAAGAAGATGGAGGAAATCGAAATCGTCGGCATTCGCGACACCCAGAAGACCACCGTCACGGACATCGAAATGTTCCGCAAGCTGCTCGACGAAGGTCGTGCAGGTGACAACGTGGGTCTCCTGATCCGCGGTCTGAAGAAGGATCAGGTCGAGCGCGGCCAGGTCATCGCCAAGCCGGGTTCGGTGAAGGCTCACTCCAAGTTCAAGGGCGAAATCTACGTCCTGTCCAAGGAAGAAGGCGGCCGCCACACCCCGTTCTTCTCGAACTACCGCCCGCAGTTCTACTTCCGCACCACCGACGTGACCGGAAGCATCAAGCTGCCGGAAGGTGTCGAGATGGTGATGCCTGGTGACAACGTGAACCTTGAGGTTGAACTCATCACGCCGATCGCCATGGAGCAAACCATGCGCTTCGCCATCCGCGAAGGCGGCCGCACCGTGGGTGCCGGTCGTGTCAGCGAAATTCTTTGA
- the nusG gene encoding transcription termination/antitermination protein NusG — translation MPAPSPENQWYVVHVLSGQEGRVKERILRQRESEEMGEFIYEVLVPTEMVSEIRRGKKTSTKRKFFPGYIIVNMNLLTPDNQLVERTWYFIKEMEGVIGFAGTKDRPIPMRQSEVDAMLSQIKEREEHARPAISFEVGDTVKVADGPFQSQNGIVEEIDPERGKLRVAVTIFGRSTPVELEYWQVERA, via the coding sequence ATGCCTGCCCCGTCTCCAGAGAATCAGTGGTACGTCGTCCATGTCCTGTCCGGACAGGAAGGCCGCGTGAAGGAGCGCATCCTGCGCCAGCGCGAGTCCGAGGAGATGGGTGAATTCATCTACGAGGTGCTGGTTCCCACCGAAATGGTGTCCGAGATCCGCCGCGGCAAGAAGACTTCCACCAAGCGGAAGTTCTTCCCCGGCTACATCATCGTGAACATGAACCTGCTCACGCCTGACAACCAGCTCGTCGAGAGGACCTGGTATTTCATCAAGGAGATGGAAGGCGTGATCGGCTTCGCCGGCACCAAGGACCGTCCGATCCCGATGCGCCAGAGCGAGGTGGACGCCATGCTTTCCCAAATCAAGGAGCGCGAAGAACATGCGCGCCCCGCCATCAGTTTCGAAGTCGGCGACACCGTGAAGGTGGCCGACGGCCCGTTCCAGAGCCAGAATGGCATCGTCGAGGAAATCGACCCCGAGCGCGGCAAGCTGCGCGTGGCGGTCACGATCTTCGGCCGCTCGACGCCCGTGGAACTCGAATACTGGCAGGTCGAACGCGCCTGA
- the rplA gene encoding 50S ribosomal protein L1, with amino-acid sequence MKNRSKRYEKAAALVPAGKSYGLEEAVGTVKKFPAPKFDPTVTVSFHLGVDPRKSDQMVRGSVALPHGSGKNVRVAVFAAGAAAEAAEAAGAEFVGFEELIKRVQGGFTDFDVAIATPDAMTEVRKIARVLGPRGLMPNPKTGTVTDDTAKAIKEVKAGRIDYKLDKNGNVSGAVGKASFTEEALIDNARAFIDSVVRAKPPSAKGNFVRSVTVAASMSPGIPLESSVYTKSV; translated from the coding sequence ATGAAGAACCGCAGCAAGCGCTACGAAAAAGCCGCCGCCCTCGTGCCGGCCGGCAAGTCCTACGGCTTGGAAGAAGCTGTCGGCACCGTGAAGAAATTCCCGGCGCCGAAGTTCGACCCGACCGTCACCGTTTCCTTCCACCTCGGCGTGGATCCCCGCAAGAGCGACCAGATGGTCCGTGGCTCCGTCGCCCTGCCTCACGGCTCGGGTAAGAACGTCCGCGTCGCCGTCTTCGCCGCTGGTGCCGCCGCTGAAGCAGCCGAGGCTGCCGGTGCGGAGTTCGTCGGCTTCGAAGAACTCATCAAGCGCGTCCAAGGTGGCTTCACCGACTTCGACGTGGCGATCGCCACGCCGGATGCGATGACCGAAGTCCGCAAGATCGCCCGTGTCCTCGGTCCCCGCGGCCTCATGCCGAACCCGAAGACCGGCACCGTGACCGACGACACCGCCAAGGCCATCAAGGAAGTCAAGGCAGGCCGTATCGACTACAAGCTCGATAAGAATGGCAACGTCTCCGGCGCTGTCGGCAAGGCCTCCTTCACCGAAGAAGCCCTCATCGACAATGCCCGCGCCTTCATCGACAGCGTGGTGCGCGCCAAGCCGCCGTCGGCCAAGGGCAACTTTGTCCGCAGCGTGACGGTCGCCGCCTCGATGTCCCCGGGCATCCCGCTGGAATCCAGCGTTTACACCAAGTCCGTCTAA
- the rplK gene encoding 50S ribosomal protein L11, whose amino-acid sequence MAKEVVKVIKLQIPAGAANPSPPVGPALGQAGVNIMGFCKEFNAQTQSQAGDVLPVVISVYKDKSFTFITKKPPAGNLLKKAAGLASGSKEPNKVKVGKITKAKLMEVVAIKMPDMNTKDPEAAARILAGTARQMGLEIEGM is encoded by the coding sequence ATGGCCAAGGAAGTCGTTAAAGTCATCAAGCTCCAGATTCCCGCCGGAGCCGCCAACCCGTCCCCGCCCGTCGGTCCCGCACTTGGTCAAGCCGGTGTGAACATCATGGGCTTCTGCAAGGAGTTCAACGCCCAGACGCAAAGCCAAGCCGGCGACGTGCTCCCGGTCGTGATCTCGGTCTACAAGGACAAGAGCTTCACCTTCATCACCAAGAAGCCCCCCGCGGGCAACCTGCTGAAGAAGGCCGCTGGTCTCGCCTCCGGCTCCAAGGAGCCGAACAAGGTGAAGGTCGGCAAGATCACCAAGGCCAAGCTCATGGAAGTCGTGGCCATCAAGATGCCCGACATGAACACCAAGGACCCCGAGGCTGCCGCCCGCATCCTGGCTGGCACCGCCCGCCAGATGGGTCTGGAAATCGAAGGCATGTAA
- the rplJ gene encoding 50S ribosomal protein L10, with the protein MNPDKKVIIDALLEKVNASPYVLVVDYTGMTVPQFSELRNRLGAAGAECHVAKNTYVKKALAEAGRPDIGESLVGQTAFVTGESEVFAAAKAIKNFEKEFKKPEMKVGILGDAVLDADKLKAIADIPSREAVLSQLLATILEPSTRIARVIQKKFNPDADSKKDEAAEEAPAAEAAAEPVAEAAAEPAAEA; encoded by the coding sequence ATGAATCCCGACAAGAAAGTCATCATCGACGCTCTGCTCGAAAAGGTGAACGCCTCGCCTTACGTGCTCGTGGTGGATTACACCGGCATGACCGTGCCGCAGTTCTCCGAGCTGCGCAACCGCCTGGGTGCGGCCGGTGCCGAGTGCCACGTCGCCAAGAACACCTACGTGAAGAAAGCTCTCGCCGAAGCCGGTCGTCCGGACATCGGTGAGTCGCTGGTCGGCCAGACCGCCTTCGTGACCGGTGAGAGCGAAGTCTTCGCCGCCGCCAAGGCCATCAAGAACTTCGAAAAGGAGTTCAAGAAGCCGGAAATGAAGGTCGGCATCCTCGGTGACGCCGTCCTCGACGCTGACAAGCTCAAGGCAATCGCCGACATCCCGTCCCGCGAAGCTGTCCTTTCCCAGCTTCTGGCGACGATCCTCGAGCCGTCCACCCGGATTGCCCGCGTCATCCAGAAGAAGTTCAACCCGGACGCCGACTCCAAGAAGGACGAAGCAGCCGAAGAAGCTCCGGCTGCCGAAGCTGCCGCCGAGCCCGTGGCCGAAGCAGCAGCAGAACCCGCCGCCGAAGCCTAA